Part of the Anaerolineae bacterium genome is shown below.
GTGGAGGGAGAATTTTAAAGTCGACAACATTTGGAATTAATGTCCAACTGGCTCCTGTAAAGCTGCCAAACTTTTGTCCGGCTATAGAATTAATTACCACATGTTGTATCTTTGGATGAACCGGCGGAAATGCGGCTCTTAAATAGTCTGTAGCAATCGGGCTGTAGAATCTTTCCCTTTCCCAGGGGAAGTCATGATGATGAGCTATTGTGGGCATTCCTGTTTCAATTATAAATTCTGTTATTGCAAGACCGAGCGGGATATTTACAGGAATTGCCAGAGCATTTTCTACAACCAGGATTTCGAAACCAAAATTTGAATGAAATTTTGCGATCTCAACTTTCAGCTCTTCTTTCAGCTGCTGAATTCTTCTGCTGATTTCAGGTGTGCGTTTTTTTTCTACGAAAATAGCCTGTTGTATTTCAAGGATTTCTTCGTGATTAAAGAATGCCTTAGGCACAAGATGAGAGATTGCGGGATCGGTGTCAAGCATTCCTGCCATAAAATATACAGGACAACCCTTTGAGGCAAGCATCTCAGCCCATTTTTTTGTTTCAAGCGAAACTCCGTCCAACCCGGCAAATCTTGTAGAAATAAAACCGAATGAAGGTTTCTTGCGATCCCAAATGCTCATAATAAGTTTTTTAGCATGAATAATAAAAACAGATTAGGATTTATTTCCTTCATCAATTTTTTCTTTCTTTTTTTCCTCGTTTTCTGATGTGGCACCCTTGAAGTTTTTTATGGCCTTGCCTACACCTGCTCCAATTTCAGGAAGTTTACCAGCTCCAAAAATTATCAGAATGATAACGAGAATAATGATTAGTTCCGGCATGCCGATTCCAAACATATAATCCTCCTCTTTGTTTAGTCTCATTGTTTTATTGGTTAACGCAAAAAAGCTGAAAAACACATTATATGTTAAACAGCGGACTCATATTGATTTTTTACTTATAAAATATAACACCAGCTTATTTATGTGTCAATCATTTACAGCCATTTATGGTTATATCCAGGAGCCCGAATGCCCGAACTAAAACTATCCAAAACTGTCATTTCGAGCGGAGCGAGAAATTCTATCATATTATTGATATTGAAATTTAAGATTTCTCCCTTTGGTCAAAATGACAAAAAAAGGGGTTTTCGTTCAGGCACTATCTATTATGTTTCAGCGAAAAGATTGACAAATTGAACATGCTGGTTTAGTATATAAAATAAGATTTTTTAAACACGTCTGTTTTTTCACCCTTTTCATGGGGGCGAAACGGTTTCGACGGGGATAAGGAAGCTAAGGTTGCATATCGAGCTCCTGTCAGCTCGTAAAAATGATGGGGACTTAAAATAATCGCAGATGATTATAACTACGCTTTAGCCGCTTAGGCTAACGTCCTGCCGGATTATTCCTGCGCATCCGGTAAGGGCGCCGATTAGTGGGATAGCCGTCCGGATTGCCTGTTAAAGGATTGGCGAAATTTTACAGGATAGCCTTTTAAGTAGCCTGCCTGAGGGGGACTTGAAAGGCGAAAGCTAAAGCTTGGGCTAAATATGTAGATGCCTTTGTGGAATATTACCGGACGCGGGTTCGACTCCCGCCGCCTCCACCACGCTTCGCCCTTCGGGCTTCGCGTGGCAGGCCACGATTAATATCCAATATATTCTGGTTATCATTTTGGGATGCCCTTTATAAAGATACCTTTTTCCAAACTGTTCGCCAGCCCTGCAACCTGATATTCCGTTAGGATGTCTAAAAAAAATACAATTCAGGCAGGGCTTTTGGAAATGAAGCTAATATATCAATATCCTCCTGAATTAAAGGAACAGCCGTTTTTGGACAAGGGCGCATGCCCTGCGGTGAAGAACATCGGAAAGCCGTGTGCGGGAAAACCGCATGCACGGTTTGATGAGGGAGGGCTGTCCAAGGTAGCTACGGCACGGCTATTAAGGCACTGCCAGACGAAACGGGCGGAAACAGATATGCCAAACCTAAGGTCGCAGCAACCAGCTCTCTACTCTGCCAAGAGTCCTCACAAGTCCCCTGTATTTAGCCTCTTGTCAAATGTCTGTATTTGATTCTATGGGGCTGTTCAGCGGCCTTTCCAAGCCTCTTTTTTCTGTCAGCTTCGTAATCTGAATAATTGCCTTCAAACCACATGACAGCACTGTCTCCCTCAAAAGCAAGAATATGGGTGGCGATGCGATCGAGAAACCAGCGATCATGAGTGATAATAACCGCGCAGCCTCCAAAATGTTCCAACGCTTCTTCAAGGGCACGCATTGTATTCACATCAAGATCATTTGTAGGTTCGTCTAAAAGCAACACATTGGCGCCCTCTTTGAGCATACACGCAAGATGGACTCTATTACGCTCGCCGCCTGAAATCATGTTTACTTTTTTCTGCTGGTCTGATCCCGAAAAATTAAAACGAGCAACATAGGCCCTTGAGTTCACTTCTATTTTCCCAAGCTCAACCATATCCCTGCCACCGGAAATCACTTCCCATATAGTCTTGTCGGGTTTAAGAATATCGCGTTCCTGATCAACGCAAGCGAGTTTAACAGTGTCCCCGATGTTAATAATCCCGGAATCAGGTTTTTCCAAACCGGTTATAATTTTAAAGAGTGTTGTTTTGCCCGCGCCGTTAGGACCGACAACGCCGACAATACCTCCCGCAGGTAAAGCAAATGTCAATCCCTCAAAGAGAAGGCGATCGCCATATGCTTTGCTCAAGTTTTCTGCTTGAATAACTACCTTTCCAAGACGTGGTCCTGGTGGAATATATATTTCAAGATCTTTGGCCCCTTTTTCATAATTCTGGCTTAAAAGAGTTTCATAAGCATTAATGCGTGCCTTTCCCTTTGCCTGGCGGCCTTTTGGTGACATGCTGATCCATTCCAATTCCCGCTGCAAGGCCTTCTGCCGTTTTGATTCCGATTTTTCTTCCTGGTTAAGCTGTAATTGTTTTTGTTCAAGCCATGAAGAATAGTTGCCTTTCCACGGGATGCCGTGTCCTCGATCAAGCTCTAAAATCCAACCCGCTACGTTATCTAAAAAATAACGATCATGCGTGACGGCAATCACCGTACCCTTATACTGCTGAAGATGATGTTCGAGCCAGGCTATGGTTTCGGCATCAAGATGATTTGTCGGTTCATCCAACAGCAGGATATCCGGCTTCTGCAATAAAAGTCTGCATAAAGCCACACGTCTTTTTTCACCACCGGAAATAACATTAATTGGAGTATCTCCCGGAGGGCAGCGCAACGCATCCATTGCCATTTCTAAACGCGCGTCAATATCCCAGGCATCAAGATGATCGATTTTTTCCTGCAATTCGCCGTGGCGCTCAATAAGTTGATTCATTTCATCGTCAGACATTGGCTCAGCAAATTTTTCACTGATTTTATTGTATTCCGCAACAAGATCTACAACCTCCAGCAGGCCTTCTTCAACTACAGCTTTTACGGTTTTATCTGAATCAAGCAAAGGTTCCTGCTCAAGAAACCCTAAAGTGTATCCCGGGGAAAGTACGGCTTTTCCGTCATATTCCTGATCAACACCTGCCATAATACGTAAAAGAGAACTTTTCCCCGAGGCATTTAATCCTAAGACGCCAATTTTGGCACCAAGAAAATAGGAAAGGGATATGTCTTTTAGCACAGGTTTGTTCTGGTATGCCTTGCTGACTCTTGACATTGTATAAATAATTTTTTCTGGTTCAATACTCATTGGAAGTTTCTTTCAATTTGATATTATTTTTTAGTTTTTCTCTTTTCCCGGTTTCCAAAATCATTCTCACTATTTCTTAAAATTAAAATAAGGGTTCAGTTATTCATTGTTAATATTTTGATACATTAACAAAAGTATTAGCCGAAGACAAGGGCGGAATCGTGAGGTTCTGTCTGAAGGCGGAGCCAGGCGGAAGGCCTGATTATGTTTTCCTAAGATTCTCTTTAGGATAAAAGTTCAGAAAGTGTTTTTCCATATTCGATACAGCTCTTAATATCTTCCTCATCCGGATTCCACATTACCTTCAAGCCTTGATCTACTATTTGAAACCCCGAGTTTTCCAAAATATCCAAAATTACTTTTACTGATTCCCCGCTCCAGCCATAGCTTCCAAAGGCCGCCGCTTTTTTACCAGCAAATCTTAGTCCCTTTATTTCTTCGAGAATCCCTGCAACAGAGGTGAGGATACCTTTGTTGATGGTCGGTGAACCAACAACGATTCCCTTAGACCTGAAAACGTCTGTAATTATATCACTTCTATCTGTTTTGGAAATATTGTAAAGTTTAATATTAACTGAACTGTCCGAAGATTTAATGCCTGTTGCGATATTCTCAGCCACTACCCGTGTTCCATTCCACATCGTGTCATAAAGTATGGTAATCTGATTTTCTTTGTAATCATTAGCCCATTCTAAATATTTATTCACTATCTGCACGGGATTATCTCGCCATATGACACCATGGCTTGGGCAAATGATTTCAACAGGCAGATTAAAAGACAAAACCTCTTTAATTTTTTTATCTACAAGTTTACTGAACGGAGTCAATATGTTTGCATAATATTTAATACATTCCGTCATCAGCTCAAACTGATCAACCAAATCGTTAAACATGTGTTCAGAAGCATAATGCTGACCAAACGCGTCATTACTGAATAAGATATTGTCTTTTGTAAGATAACAGAACATGCTGTCAGGCCAATGGAGCATCGGTGCTTCAATAAAGATCAGTTCCTTTTCACCCAAACTCAGCCGATCTCCGGTTTTGACAATCTTGAAATTCCAGTCCTTGTGATAATGTCCCTTTAATGATTTGACGCCGTTTTTGGTACAATATATCGGTGTTTCAGGGATATGACGCATCAGCTCCGGCAATGCACCGCTATGATCACTTTCTGCATGATTTGCAATAACATAATCAATTTTGGACAGGTCAATCTCATTGGTAAGGTTTTCACAAAACTCTTTTGAAAAAGGCACCCATACTGTATCAATTAATGCAACTTTTTCTTCTTTGATTAAATAAGAATTGTATGTTGAACCCCGGTGCGTTGAATATTCATTCCCATGGAATTTCCTTAACTCCCAATCAATCTTGCCAACCCAGGCTACATTATTTTTCACATTAACTCGATTCACCTTGTCCCTCCTCTGCAAAATTATTTTTAAGATCTGATCATGGTTAACAACACTTTAAACTGTCTGACAGCTTTTAAGACTAAAAACACATCAACATAAATGTTTTGAATGTGAAAGCTTATGTTTTGTTGTCTGAAACAGCTCTACCATAAGCTTTTGCGTCAGCCAGACAGTTTTATTTTCAAGGCGCACCTCAATTTTCGTTTTTTCGCCTTCGGTTTGATAGATTGTGTGACATACAACTGGTTTTTACTCAGAAGTTCAGCGAACAGTTTCTTCTTTCTTTCCGGAGTTTAACCGGTTTTTTATTTAGCCATTGTGTTTAACGTCCCGGACAGATTGCTCCGCTTCTGTCCGGTTGTTATTTCCAACTTAACCAGGCAGTTCCGTCCCCTGGTTTATTATTTCTACATACCCGGTATAACTAAACAGCCTGTTGCGCTTTGCGCCCGTCAAT
Proteins encoded:
- the tatA gene encoding twin-arginine translocase TatA/TatE family subunit — its product is MFGIGMPELIIILVIILIIFGAGKLPEIGAGVGKAIKNFKGATSENEEKKKEKIDEGNKS
- the ettA gene encoding energy-dependent translational throttle protein EttA, translating into MSIEPEKIIYTMSRVSKAYQNKPVLKDISLSYFLGAKIGVLGLNASGKSSLLRIMAGVDQEYDGKAVLSPGYTLGFLEQEPLLDSDKTVKAVVEEGLLEVVDLVAEYNKISEKFAEPMSDDEMNQLIERHGELQEKIDHLDAWDIDARLEMAMDALRCPPGDTPINVISGGEKRRVALCRLLLQKPDILLLDEPTNHLDAETIAWLEHHLQQYKGTVIAVTHDRYFLDNVAGWILELDRGHGIPWKGNYSSWLEQKQLQLNQEEKSESKRQKALQRELEWISMSPKGRQAKGKARINAYETLLSQNYEKGAKDLEIYIPPGPRLGKVVIQAENLSKAYGDRLLFEGLTFALPAGGIVGVVGPNGAGKTTLFKIITGLEKPDSGIINIGDTVKLACVDQERDILKPDKTIWEVISGGRDMVELGKIEVNSRAYVARFNFSGSDQQKKVNMISGGERNRVHLACMLKEGANVLLLDEPTNDLDVNTMRALEEALEHFGGCAVIITHDRWFLDRIATHILAFEGDSAVMWFEGNYSDYEADRKKRLGKAAEQPHRIKYRHLTRG
- a CDS encoding anaerobic nitric oxide reductase flavorubredoxin translates to MNRVNVKNNVAWVGKIDWELRKFHGNEYSTHRGSTYNSYLIKEEKVALIDTVWVPFSKEFCENLTNEIDLSKIDYVIANHAESDHSGALPELMRHIPETPIYCTKNGVKSLKGHYHKDWNFKIVKTGDRLSLGEKELIFIEAPMLHWPDSMFCYLTKDNILFSNDAFGQHYASEHMFNDLVDQFELMTECIKYYANILTPFSKLVDKKIKEVLSFNLPVEIICPSHGVIWRDNPVQIVNKYLEWANDYKENQITILYDTMWNGTRVVAENIATGIKSSDSSVNIKLYNISKTDRSDIITDVFRSKGIVVGSPTINKGILTSVAGILEEIKGLRFAGKKAAAFGSYGWSGESVKVILDILENSGFQIVDQGLKVMWNPDEEDIKSCIEYGKTLSELLS